The Silene latifolia isolate original U9 population chromosome Y, ASM4854445v1, whole genome shotgun sequence sequence ggtgacgaccatagctcttcttatcaatagtctaatcgccttagtattcccgatagtataagatctgatagctgccacggtagaccgacttctagcatacttcctttctcttatttttaatttcctttattcccttctcttgcctctagtttcagtagtttagttagttcacaatcaattcaacccccatttctgtgacaccctgacagaccgaattaaacagatagatagcaacttagcctccctgtggagatcgaccctacttaccgctgacttctgttagtagtaacttaggtatttatttttgatacagaACGACCGTATCAGCGAGGTAAATATCCCTCTTCTTAATCTTTTAAAGAGTGTTCCTAAATATGCTAAGTTTTTAAAAGAATTATGCACTATTAAGAGGAATAACAAATTGAAAGGGATGAAGAAAGTAAAGGGTAAGGGTTCTAAGGGGGAGATTATTAGTGAATATGTGTCTGCTCTATTTCAAAAGAAAGTACCCCCTAAATGTGGTGACCCTGGTATGTTTTCTATCCATTGTACCATAGGAGACCTTAGGTTTGAGAAGGCCATGTTAGATTTAGGGGCGTCTATTAATGTCATCTCTTTTACTATTTATGAGACTCTGAAACTTGGACCTTTAAAAGACACTAGTGTTGTAGTTCAGTTGGCTGATAGGTCTAGTGTATATCCTAAGGGGATTGTGGAGAATGTCATGGTAGGGGTTGGTAAGTTGGCCTTTCTGGCTGACTTTTATGTTCTGGATATGAAAAATGAGGCAGATGCTATACCAGTCTTATTAGGGAGACCTTTCTTGAGGACCGCAGGGACTAAGATAGATGTCCCTAAAGGTTCTCTTACCATGGAATTTGATGGGACGGTTGTTAAATTTGGAATTAATAAAACATCTTATCGTTCTCCGACAATTCATTCATTATGTGCCATAGACACTTCTACTAACCATGTGTCACCAAAGTGCCGGAAATCTCCTATTCCGAGCAATGTGTCTTGTGTTTTGTAGGGATCCCCTCATAAGGAACAAAGGTGTGTTATCTTATGAGATTCACCGGAAGGGCTCCGGGAAAGGTTTGCAAACTATCCATATAAAATCTCATCATCATTCTTCCTCTTGCAAACCTGTTGGTAAGTTAAGGTAgtttacttcttcctatcttcAGTCGGGTGCTTACCATTCCGGAGATGTCCAGCCAACGACGTTAAACAAAAGCGCTCACGGGAGGCAACACGGGTTTTGTATCCTTTTCTTTTGTAATTCTTCTAATTTTGGGTCAGAATTATAGTTTAAATTTATTTTGATTTAATTAAGAATTAGAAAttttaatgtctttattttcgTTACACACTTTAATTAAAATGCAATTTCGTTactcgttttaattaattttattttgacGGTTTATTATATATAATAGGAATGATGAATAATGCTTCGAGGcggagaaagaaagaaataagagtCGTGAATGTAAAGTATGCCTCAATCGCGCTAATTAGTCGCGCATATCGTCATTTAAGGGATGAGGCAGTCTCTGAGCGCTCGACATTCACTCTATGCGCACCCAACGCGCAGTCGACGCCCACCCAAGGTTCACTTGAATGTCGCGCGTTTCTTTCTCAGGTAATAAccctttcctttcttcttcctattTCCTAAAATCAATCCATTCACACATCAACCATTTCTTCTTTTCAAATCCCTCCCACAAATTGTTGCTCAATAAATCACAACAAAAAAATTTATATCAATTGTTTCTTGTTCATTCATTGTTCAACTTTCAAATTCCTCTCTAAACTACTACAAATTGGGGCGAAAATTTGGGGTTTTGTAACCCTAATTTCTGGAAAAATATAAGACCCCGAAGGATTATTTCCGCCAATCGTGAAATTTGGGGATTATAGCTGCAAGTTGTGTTCATTCCCTATTTTTCCGACAAAGACTCGTCTTTTTTTGGTTGCAATTCGTTCCAACAGCCGAATTTGGTCCGAAAATTTGGTGGTTTCCTAACCCTAATTCTGGAATTGCAGCAAACTCAACAAATTCTTCCCCAATTCGAGTAAGTTCGATCCTTTCTTGCTTAAATTTCGCCCCTTTACTGCTGAAATTGGGACGAAAACATGGGGTTTTATACCCTTAATTTATGAATTGGAAACAGCTACTTCAATTGCAAGTTTTGAGCGATTAATCTGGGTATTGTGTGTCGAATTCGACTGCTCAGTCATCTTCACAATTGTTTGGGTTGGAGACTGTGCAGTTACTTTTCTGAAGTGTCGGAAGTGTTACTGCGTTGTTGTTGCTGTATTGTGGTGGTAGTGTTCGACAATTGCTGAGGGGTGTGTTGTCGAGGCTACTGTGTTGTTGCTAGGCTGTGAATTTCTGGAATTAAAAGGGAGTTTTGTTGTGAGTGTTGTTAGCTTGAGTTGCTGTGAATTTGTTGCTGGAGTTGTTGTGACTAGGAATTGGTAAAGTGGGGTTAGGTAGTGCTGGCCTGTGTTCTGGGAGTGCTGAGTTGTTGAAGTTTTTGTGTGGTGTAGAGGAGTACTGTGTAGTTATTGCTGGATAAAGACAGTGTTGGATTTACTGTGGTGTTGTTGAGATTGCCGGTGTTGTGGAGTTGCTgctgttttgttgttgttattggttATTGCTGTGTTTTTGTTAGATGGTCCCAAAACGAAAAAAATCCACCCCGAAAAGATGCAGAAACTACCTCAAAAGTTATCGTAAGTTGTTGGAGTTGCTGTGTTTGGATGTAGCTTGAATGAGAGGCTGACGGGTCGGGCGAACCGGAGAGTGCTGAGGAAGAGAAGGGGGCTGATGACGGTGAGGGTACTAGTGGTGGAGAAGCTATTGATGATGCCTCTTGGTGAGGCCGTGTAGCGATTGAGCTGAGGAATTGAGAGATGAGTGACATGTTCAAGGACATGAATCCGGGGTCTTACAAAAACCCCGTGGATTCCATGTATGGAGAGTTCGCAGAGGGGCTCGTGCAAGAGTCCGGAAGACCCGTCGCTTCGGGTCTCCTTCTTCCTAGCTAGTGGTATGCCCCTTCCCTTTTCTTTAGTGTTCCCGTACAACATTGGGGACAATGTTGAGTTCAAGCATGGGGAGGGATATATTCACTATTGTACATATTTTAGTCCgtcacttgtaatttaatttgctttatttcaaaaaaaaaatagaaaaaacgaaaaaaaaaaattgaaaaaacaaaaagagaagtacccggctaggtgaaaacccgaaagggcgcctaggcaaaaatgggaaaagtggccgaggacggagtgaaaacccgaaagggcgctccgggtaaaatgaagaattgagatGCGTGCCACGAGAGTAGTGTGAGGAAAATAGCTAgagtgaaaacccgcaagggcgggcgctctaggcaaaatgagagatttaaaaaaaaaatccatttCACACTAATTTTTGTGTGCTGTTTTTGGTGTGGTGTCATAAGAAGGGTGCTAAAGAAGGTCTGTCGGGTAGGACTAGTGGCTAAGGTGAGGAGAACTGCGGTGCTAAGTTGTTGTTGGTTGCACCTTGCTATGACAGTTGTTGGTTTTGTGCTAGTGAGTGGAGTAGAGGTGTCTAGGATTATACACATGGCTAGTTAGTTTTTGTTGTGAGCCATGTGAATTTTTGGTTAAGATGGAGCGATAAGGGGCgtagcattgttttctattgctGGATTGTGGTGACTACCGTCactaattattgttattttgcTCTTTTGTATTTTGAGGATGTGGGTGTGTTACTCTTTGCTAGGCGGTGGAAATGAT is a genomic window containing:
- the LOC141632802 gene encoding uncharacterized protein LOC141632802, with the translated sequence MGVSPGLEEKVDNIVSTLREMLSRRQMASVCGICATEGHPNDLCPYLRESGQEVVNAEPAPASSSMSMEDMTRDLTLSVTHDRADNKQNFKNLENQVSQLATAINQLEARDSNALPSQTVVNPRENVSAVSLRNGRQLVEIEKTKAKPKVVTIHEKEEEIVIEEDEKASNVKEKEQISSSIPKVEADVPFPDALKRTHHFDHDKDIYENDRISEVNIPLLNLLKSVPKYAKFLKELCTIKRNNKLKGMKKVKGKGSKGEIISEYVSALFQKKVPPKCGDPGMFSIHCTIGDLRFEKAMLDLGASINVISFTIYETLKLGPLKDTSVVVQLADRSSVYPKGIVENVMVGVGKLAFLADFYVLDMKNEADAIPVLLGRPFLRTAGTKIDVPKGIGKVGLGSAGLCSGSAELLKFLCGVEEYCVVIAG